The Haloplanus sp. CK5-1 genome contains a region encoding:
- a CDS encoding ATP-binding cassette domain-containing protein, with product MSTTVDEGRFVGLVGPNGAGKTTLLRTLNGALDPDTGTVRVAGRRLDDLGSRAASRLVATVPQSTASTFSFDVRRVVGMGRTPHVGRFEGWTETDRRAVEDAIDRAAVGGLADRPVTDVSGGERQRVFLARALAQNTPVLLLDEPTSDLDVNHQVRTLDIVSDLVDEGRTVVAAIHDLDLAARYCDELRLLHDGRIRAAGSPTEVLTESAVETAFDATATVTPHPVTGTPSVTAFATAGEAAGRVHVVGGGGTATPLLHRLDAAGFDLSVGAVGTDDTDAEAGRALDCDLLTVPPYAPIDAVTGEDVADAVRRADAVVVADATIAPGNLSNFVAAADADTPVVVDGRPIGERNLAGAEGRQAVARLRSRGVVVPEDGVVEAVCRIVDGERGDWEGGGPTPSERSGRRPRPYPGDPT from the coding sequence GTGTCGACGACCGTCGACGAGGGACGGTTCGTCGGGCTCGTCGGCCCCAACGGTGCGGGCAAGACGACCCTGTTGCGGACCCTCAACGGTGCCCTCGATCCGGACACCGGGACGGTGCGCGTCGCCGGTCGTCGACTCGACGACCTCGGGTCGCGCGCGGCGAGTCGGCTGGTCGCGACCGTGCCACAGTCGACCGCGTCGACCTTCTCGTTCGACGTGCGCCGGGTCGTCGGCATGGGGCGGACACCCCACGTCGGCCGGTTCGAGGGCTGGACTGAGACCGACCGACGGGCCGTCGAGGACGCGATTGACCGCGCCGCGGTCGGCGGTCTGGCCGATCGCCCGGTGACCGACGTGAGCGGCGGCGAGCGCCAGCGGGTGTTCCTCGCCCGCGCGCTCGCTCAGAACACGCCCGTGCTCCTCCTCGACGAACCCACCTCCGACCTCGACGTGAACCACCAAGTCCGGACGCTCGACATCGTCTCCGACCTCGTCGACGAGGGGCGGACCGTCGTCGCGGCCATCCACGACCTGGATCTGGCGGCGCGCTACTGCGACGAACTCCGCCTGCTCCACGACGGCCGGATCCGGGCGGCCGGGTCCCCGACCGAGGTTCTCACCGAGTCGGCGGTCGAGACGGCATTCGACGCGACGGCGACGGTCACGCCCCATCCCGTCACCGGGACACCGTCCGTGACCGCCTTCGCGACGGCGGGCGAGGCGGCCGGTCGCGTCCACGTCGTCGGCGGCGGCGGGACGGCCACGCCCCTACTTCACCGCCTCGACGCCGCCGGCTTCGACCTCTCGGTCGGGGCCGTCGGCACCGACGACACCGACGCCGAGGCGGGGCGGGCGCTCGACTGCGACCTCCTGACCGTGCCGCCGTACGCACCCATCGACGCCGTGACGGGCGAGGACGTGGCCGACGCCGTCCGACGCGCCGACGCCGTCGTCGTGGCTGACGCGACGATAGCACCGGGGAACCTGTCGAACTTCGTCGCCGCCGCCGACGCCGACACGCCCGTCGTCGTCGACGGCCGGCCGATCGGGGAGCGCAACCTCGCCGGGGCCGAGGGGCGGCAGGCCGTGGCGCGCCTCCGGAGCCGTGGAGTCGTCGTTCCCGAGGACGGCGTCGTCGAGGCCGTATGCCGGATCGTCGACGGCGAACGCGGGGACTGGGAGGGAGGAGGACCGACCCCGAGCGAGCGGTCGGGTCGACGTCCACGGCCATACCCCGGTGACCCCACCTGA
- a CDS encoding class I SAM-dependent methyltransferase family protein, which produces MERPCVRVPREAGERTRETLAAADLVDEAHEIVVDDGDIYLPVTDADAAEREGYDVVYRDVPTHDTQRTPADLLGFDPSYERLGDVAILDEDDPDRARRIADAILDSDLPVRAVLDRASKVKGDLRVRDWTVLAAEDRDGRPPTELVHREYGFDYLLDLSTVYFSPRLATERHRVTEQTAEDERAVDMFAGVGPFVIPMAARGATVVGVDLNPTAIEFLRENAHRNGVEERVTAIQGDVRDVAADHADAADRIVMNLPHSADDFLDAAATLAGDDCVLHYYDIQHEDDPFGPGERAIREAATGYDVDVETRHVVRSYAPHELNVCLDVRLSR; this is translated from the coding sequence ATGGAACGGCCCTGCGTTCGCGTGCCGCGGGAGGCCGGCGAGCGAACCCGTGAGACGCTCGCGGCGGCCGACCTCGTCGACGAGGCACACGAGATCGTCGTCGACGACGGCGACATCTACCTCCCGGTGACCGATGCCGACGCCGCCGAGAGGGAGGGATACGATGTCGTCTACCGCGACGTACCGACACACGACACCCAGCGAACCCCCGCGGATCTGCTCGGCTTCGATCCCTCCTACGAGCGCCTCGGCGACGTGGCGATCCTCGACGAGGACGACCCCGATCGGGCACGGCGGATCGCCGACGCCATCCTCGACTCCGACCTCCCCGTCCGCGCGGTGCTCGACCGCGCCTCGAAGGTGAAAGGCGACCTCCGGGTGCGCGACTGGACCGTCCTCGCCGCCGAGGACCGGGACGGTCGACCGCCGACCGAACTCGTCCACCGCGAGTACGGCTTCGACTACCTGCTCGACCTCTCGACGGTGTACTTCTCGCCGCGCCTGGCCACCGAGCGCCACCGCGTCACCGAGCAGACGGCCGAGGACGAACGCGCCGTCGACATGTTCGCCGGCGTCGGCCCCTTCGTGATCCCGATGGCTGCCCGGGGCGCGACCGTCGTCGGCGTCGACCTCAACCCAACAGCGATCGAGTTCCTCCGGGAGAACGCCCACCGGAACGGCGTCGAGGAACGCGTCACCGCGATTCAGGGTGACGTGCGCGACGTGGCCGCCGACCACGCCGACGCCGCCGACCGAATCGTGATGAACCTCCCCCACAGCGCCGACGACTTCCTCGACGCCGCCGCCACCCTCGCCGGCGACGACTGTGTCCTCCACTACTACGACATCCAACACGAGGACGACCCGTTCGGTCCCGGGGAGCGGGCGATTCGGGAGGCTGCGACCGGATACGACGTCGACGTGGAGACGCGACACGTCGTCCGATCCTACGCCCCCCACGAACTCAACGTCTGTCTCGACGTCCGGCTGTCGCGGTAG
- a CDS encoding Eco57I restriction-modification methylase domain-containing protein, with amino-acid sequence MSTALTYRTNRDLFSNHYLDKHLPETEAWDELDEDELRETKADIAALWNREKETAPKRNESQLEEKFIRPMFRKLGIPFEVEESTSRTQRRPDYGFFESEAAARGAFERREDGGDFYEDAVAVADAKRWGRPLDTRGSGDHERDFENPSYQIHVYLQETPARWAVLTDGKKWRLYYAPTSHRLDSYYEVDLPTVLEQGDLEEFKYFYLFFRHGAFLEDASGDCFLDDVYDESTVFARELGDDLQDNVYEAIKVLSEGFMQYPGNDLSKADLDRIHDSSLVYLYRLIFVLYAESEGRDLLDTNNEIYEDSYSLNSLKQDIAEELDSPNPKYRDWQDDLWDRLDELFKLIDQGSKSRSIPEEDLYIPAYNGGLFRTDPDEDDSAEARFLANHRVGDTHLAEVIELLTRSRSDGGGKTFVDYSSLDVRHLGSIYEGLLEYRLDVADEPLTLEDGEYVPAGEGDEVIVEAGDVHLTTGSGERKATGSYYTPEYVVEYIVEETLEPLVDDVYEDLLASDPWGHEGGGQFAEDFADRVFELKVLDPAMGSGHFLTNAIDYLAREIINAQERQAEQQGIESIDRSRDINWARRQVAQRCIYGVDLNPLAVELAKVSLWLRTLAAEQPLAFLDHHLKAGNSLVGSDVGDVLSDGESATADGQLTLQQSFAQARRQALEHVMDRFQDLLSVDNESLAAIKEMEAAFQGVRGDPLYQRLLAMANVHTAEAFGLDVPSDAYERMAEALRDDSWEAIQDRDWFRSAQAMAEEESFFHWQLEFPVAFYDSNGNRQRSAGFDAVIGNPPYISAWNRDLGQDEFLRTRYGSASGHYDIYGLFIERGSELLRRTGRVSMIVPDTFCGQAYAENCRKLFASELSLETVLDLRERVVFEDAQVDNIIFVARGDSGIVENVSIEAIETKTEGEFVSTHTFPYDLLSEGNEYRIPLSEEGLNMSIREKVSEGVALQNAFYVSKGMEPHTADGDSKYDFIETDDPDEVMKRYIEGKHIGRWRIHSNWYIDYSPTRHKAPAFRELFETRKIVGARTIGEGRPMFAVDEEGYYNNEKTLNAVPYEALRETDVSQVEVSRQNRQYSELFSMYATVGILNSSVTSFTFREIESGALDFFPRHLKKICLPVPEGVPDYDAAAAPGAESTERSRAELYAALHRFGTELSELRRRRDSLDTNILDYLGNYEAGPALPDVGLFQPTDASILDATTEEYENLRVGGAQTERDGRRVTLYATARYKPEDEDEHETDRWGYTESDYREAFSLTDLDDEEAALVEAFVSVAVAEADGFAGFRDNATKTNSLIDRLKAITLPDPDDVADDLRRYIEVAERADELDEKIEKTDRRIDEAVYDLYGLTDEEIEIVESVVQDD; translated from the coding sequence ATGTCAACGGCACTCACCTACCGCACGAATCGCGACCTGTTCTCGAACCACTACCTCGACAAGCACCTCCCCGAGACAGAGGCGTGGGACGAACTCGACGAAGACGAACTCCGCGAGACGAAAGCGGACATCGCAGCGTTGTGGAATCGCGAGAAAGAGACCGCACCCAAACGCAACGAATCCCAGCTCGAAGAGAAGTTCATCCGGCCGATGTTCCGGAAGCTGGGCATCCCCTTCGAAGTCGAGGAGAGCACCAGTCGGACCCAGCGCCGCCCCGACTACGGCTTCTTCGAGTCCGAAGCCGCCGCTCGTGGGGCGTTCGAACGTCGTGAGGACGGTGGCGATTTCTACGAGGATGCCGTCGCCGTCGCGGACGCCAAGCGCTGGGGTCGACCGCTCGACACCCGGGGGAGTGGCGACCACGAGCGCGACTTCGAGAATCCGAGCTACCAGATTCACGTCTATCTGCAGGAGACGCCGGCGCGGTGGGCCGTGCTCACCGACGGAAAGAAGTGGCGGCTCTACTACGCTCCGACGAGCCACCGGCTCGACTCCTACTACGAGGTCGACCTGCCGACCGTTCTCGAACAGGGCGACCTCGAGGAGTTCAAGTACTTCTACCTCTTCTTTCGCCACGGCGCGTTCCTCGAAGACGCCAGCGGTGACTGTTTCCTCGACGACGTCTACGACGAGTCCACCGTCTTCGCCCGAGAGTTGGGGGACGACCTCCAAGACAACGTGTACGAGGCGATCAAGGTGCTCTCGGAGGGATTCATGCAGTATCCGGGCAACGACCTCTCGAAAGCGGATCTCGACCGCATCCACGACAGTTCGCTCGTCTACCTCTATCGGCTCATCTTCGTGCTCTACGCCGAGAGTGAGGGCCGCGACCTGCTCGATACGAACAACGAGATCTACGAGGACTCGTACAGCCTGAACTCCCTCAAGCAGGACATCGCCGAGGAACTAGACAGTCCGAATCCGAAGTATCGCGACTGGCAGGACGACCTCTGGGACCGGCTGGACGAACTGTTCAAACTCATCGATCAGGGGAGCAAGTCGCGGAGTATCCCAGAGGAGGACCTCTACATCCCGGCGTACAACGGTGGGCTGTTCAGGACCGATCCGGACGAGGACGACAGCGCCGAAGCCCGGTTCCTCGCGAATCACCGGGTGGGTGATACCCATCTCGCCGAGGTAATCGAACTGCTGACTCGGAGTCGGAGCGACGGCGGCGGGAAAACCTTCGTCGACTACTCCTCGCTGGACGTCCGCCACCTCGGGAGCATCTACGAGGGTCTCCTCGAGTATCGACTCGACGTCGCCGACGAACCACTCACGCTGGAAGACGGTGAGTACGTCCCCGCCGGCGAGGGTGACGAGGTGATCGTCGAGGCGGGAGACGTTCACCTCACGACCGGGTCCGGCGAACGGAAAGCGACGGGGTCGTACTACACGCCGGAGTACGTCGTCGAGTACATCGTCGAAGAGACGTTGGAACCGCTCGTCGACGACGTCTACGAGGATCTGCTCGCGTCGGACCCCTGGGGACACGAAGGTGGAGGCCAGTTCGCCGAAGACTTCGCCGACCGTGTGTTCGAGTTGAAAGTCCTCGATCCGGCGATGGGGAGCGGACACTTCCTGACGAACGCGATCGATTACCTCGCTCGGGAGATTATCAACGCACAAGAGCGACAGGCCGAACAGCAGGGCATCGAGTCCATCGACCGATCACGCGATATCAACTGGGCACGGCGGCAGGTCGCCCAGCGCTGTATCTACGGGGTCGATTTGAACCCGCTCGCGGTGGAGTTGGCAAAGGTGTCGCTGTGGCTCCGTACGCTCGCTGCCGAGCAGCCGTTGGCGTTCCTCGATCATCATCTGAAGGCGGGCAACTCGCTGGTCGGAAGCGACGTCGGAGACGTGCTTTCGGATGGCGAATCCGCGACAGCGGATGGCCAACTCACCCTCCAGCAGTCGTTCGCCCAAGCGCGCCGGCAGGCGCTCGAACACGTCATGGATCGGTTTCAGGACTTGCTCTCCGTCGACAACGAGTCGTTGGCAGCCATCAAGGAGATGGAGGCCGCTTTCCAAGGGGTCCGTGGCGACCCGTTGTACCAACGCCTGCTGGCGATGGCGAACGTCCATACGGCCGAGGCGTTCGGGCTGGACGTGCCCAGTGACGCCTACGAGAGGATGGCCGAAGCGCTCCGGGACGACTCGTGGGAAGCAATACAGGACCGAGACTGGTTCCGCAGTGCGCAGGCGATGGCCGAGGAGGAATCGTTCTTCCACTGGCAGCTAGAGTTCCCCGTGGCATTCTACGACTCCAACGGAAACAGACAACGTAGCGCCGGGTTCGATGCCGTAATCGGAAATCCACCGTATATCTCCGCTTGGAATCGGGATCTGGGGCAAGACGAGTTCCTCCGAACTAGATACGGCTCGGCCTCCGGACACTACGATATTTATGGACTCTTTATCGAGAGAGGGTCCGAACTACTCCGCCGAACCGGACGGGTATCGATGATCGTTCCGGATACGTTTTGCGGGCAGGCATATGCCGAGAACTGTAGGAAACTGTTCGCGTCTGAACTGAGTTTAGAGACGGTGCTCGATCTCCGCGAGCGGGTCGTCTTCGAAGACGCGCAAGTGGATAACATAATCTTCGTAGCACGAGGGGATTCGGGGATCGTAGAGAACGTCTCTATCGAAGCAATCGAGACGAAAACCGAGGGAGAGTTCGTCTCCACCCATACGTTCCCATACGATCTACTATCCGAAGGGAACGAATATCGGATTCCCCTCTCCGAAGAGGGGCTGAACATGTCGATACGAGAAAAGGTATCGGAGGGGGTCGCGCTTCAGAACGCGTTCTACGTCTCCAAGGGGATGGAGCCCCACACCGCTGATGGGGACAGTAAATACGATTTTATCGAAACGGACGACCCCGACGAGGTGATGAAGCGGTATATCGAAGGGAAGCACATCGGACGATGGAGGATTCACTCCAACTGGTATATCGATTATTCACCAACGCGACACAAGGCACCGGCTTTTCGTGAACTATTCGAAACGAGGAAGATAGTTGGCGCCCGGACGATCGGGGAAGGTAGACCGATGTTCGCTGTCGACGAGGAGGGGTACTATAATAACGAGAAGACGTTGAACGCTGTCCCGTACGAGGCACTCCGAGAGACGGACGTATCGCAGGTCGAGGTGTCCCGACAGAATAGACAGTACAGTGAACTGTTCAGTATGTATGCAACCGTGGGAATTCTCAACAGCTCGGTAACATCGTTCACGTTTAGGGAAATCGAATCCGGAGCTTTGGATTTCTTCCCTCGCCATCTGAAGAAGATATGTCTCCCCGTTCCCGAGGGGGTGCCGGACTACGACGCGGCAGCCGCGCCCGGAGCTGAATCGACGGAACGTTCCCGCGCTGAACTGTACGCTGCGCTTCATCGGTTCGGTACGGAATTGAGTGAGCTTCGGAGACGACGGGACAGTCTCGATACGAACATCCTCGACTACCTCGGCAACTACGAAGCGGGCCCGGCCCTCCCCGATGTCGGTCTCTTCCAGCCGACCGACGCCAGCATCCTCGACGCGACCACAGAGGAGTACGAGAACCTGCGTGTCGGGGGCGCCCAAACCGAGCGCGATGGCCGCCGCGTCACCCTCTACGCTACGGCTCGCTACAAGCCCGAAGACGAGGACGAGCACGAAACCGACCGGTGGGGATACACGGAGAGCGACTACAGGGAAGCCTTCTCGCTCACGGATCTCGACGACGAGGAGGCCGCGCTGGTCGAGGCATTCGTTTCCGTCGCGGTCGCGGAGGCCGACGGCTTCGCGGGCTTCCGCGACAACGCCACGAAGACGAACTCCCTCATCGACCGGTTGAAGGCAATTACGCTCCCTGACCCCGACGACGTCGCTGACGACCTTCGGCGCTATATCGAGGTTGCGGAGCGAGCTGACGAGCTGGACGAGAAAATCGAGAAGACCGACCGACGTATCGACGAGGCCGTCTACGACCTCTACGGACTGACCGACGAGGAGATCGAAATCGTCGAGTCGGTAGTGCAGGACGACTAA
- a CDS encoding histidine kinase N-terminal 7TM domain-containing protein — protein MITILNTAFVALFSVAAGGCFWSAHRIQSFETSLIRRPLTVFLVTTGLWALATVPLLLPVSEAVMYASYVFGLVVGISTVVVWLWFCSAYAGHSYHLDTRLQLAAVGFVSSVVTLKLTDPFHRAYFEPAVSAEPFVHFAPSVGLLYWLVTTLAYVAAGVGLYLLFERYHRSNYGTVRLSLLTAAIGLPAVPQLVVAWRPNSIPLLYYEPVGAAIFAVGVVTVAREEFFAVHTPASRQLLDRLPGLILVTDRNDRIVDYNHSAMEPVSALSERVGDPFSDVFPELADADGTTVELPLETGIRTYQVDREPVSVGAETVGYTVILSDVTDLEEQRRRLQRQTEHIQDVTEAIAHEMRNPLAILIGNLERLGTEGGPSDADGSADRADTLRTVIIAAERINVVTDDLIAILRYGTPITEMEPLRLRPLLESARGDAVPECDLTVESGSGTEVLGERT, from the coding sequence GTGATAACTATTTTAAATACAGCTTTCGTCGCGCTCTTCTCCGTCGCCGCGGGAGGCTGTTTCTGGAGTGCACACCGGATCCAGTCGTTCGAAACGTCGCTGATCCGCCGCCCCCTGACCGTCTTTCTGGTCACGACGGGGCTGTGGGCTCTCGCGACGGTCCCCTTGCTGTTGCCAGTCTCCGAGGCGGTGATGTACGCCAGTTACGTCTTCGGACTGGTCGTCGGCATCTCCACCGTGGTCGTGTGGCTGTGGTTCTGTTCGGCCTACGCAGGTCACTCTTACCATCTCGACACACGACTGCAACTCGCCGCCGTCGGCTTCGTCAGTTCGGTCGTCACGCTCAAACTGACCGACCCGTTCCATCGGGCGTACTTCGAGCCGGCGGTTTCGGCCGAGCCGTTCGTCCACTTCGCGCCGAGCGTCGGCCTACTGTACTGGCTCGTCACGACGCTCGCGTACGTCGCTGCCGGTGTCGGACTGTACCTGCTGTTCGAAAGGTACCATCGCTCGAACTACGGTACGGTCCGGCTGAGTCTCCTCACGGCGGCCATCGGACTACCGGCCGTACCGCAGTTGGTGGTTGCGTGGCGACCGAACAGCATACCCCTCTTGTACTACGAGCCGGTCGGTGCGGCGATCTTCGCAGTCGGCGTCGTGACCGTCGCCCGCGAGGAGTTCTTCGCCGTCCACACGCCCGCCAGCCGCCAGTTGCTCGACCGGCTCCCCGGTCTCATCCTCGTCACCGACCGGAACGACCGGATCGTAGACTACAACCACAGTGCGATGGAGCCCGTCTCGGCTCTCTCCGAGCGGGTCGGCGACCCCTTCTCCGACGTCTTCCCCGAGCTGGCGGACGCCGACGGGACGACCGTCGAACTCCCACTCGAAACGGGGATCCGAACCTACCAGGTCGACCGGGAACCGGTCTCGGTCGGCGCGGAGACGGTCGGCTACACGGTCATCCTCTCCGACGTGACCGACCTCGAGGAGCAGCGCCGTCGCCTCCAGCGACAGACCGAACACATCCAGGACGTCACCGAGGCGATCGCCCACGAGATGCGGAATCCGCTCGCGATCCTGATCGGGAACCTGGAGCGCCTCGGCACGGAGGGCGGCCCATCCGACGCCGACGGATCGGCCGACCGAGCCGACACCCTCCGGACGGTGATCATCGCGGCCGAGCGGATCAACGTCGTTACCGACGATCTGATCGCAATCCTGCGGTACGGCACGCCGATCACGGAGATGGAACCGCTGCGACTCCGTCCTCTCCTCGAATCGGCTCGGGGCGACGCCGTCCCCGAATGCGACCTGACGGTCGAATCCGGATCCGGAACCGAGGTTTTGGGGGAACGAACCTGA
- a CDS encoding MFS transporter — MKRNRSVVLAVVVSTFFVGFGGGVVFPILPNLGSILGISPFLVGVILSANRFTRIVANAPAGSLVDRVGTRGPLIAGLFVEAVATLGYVVAIGSSAPESWFVAARVVWGVGSAVVFATAYTIAADVSDGDSRGTSMGVVRGGITLGFPAGLVLGGVVSDLYSVSTAFVVAAGFALVASAVAYAMVPETHVSGRRTAVRPWELDTTPSTLAVGLVNFGLFFAYLGALFATLVLFVEAKGIGIWGYGPQAMSGLLMAITVLSAAGFMLGGGKLSDLHGTRLPTLFAFLGVSFVGFLALAFVDSLLPLVLACVCIGAGQGGSSGPLMALLADLTPDERMGRAMGTNNVLGDFGGGLGPVVTLPLVEHAGFAPIYAACAVVPLVAGAVLLGSLYTETVDG; from the coding sequence ATGAAACGGAACCGCTCGGTCGTGCTCGCCGTCGTCGTCAGCACGTTCTTCGTCGGGTTCGGCGGGGGTGTGGTGTTCCCGATACTGCCGAACCTGGGGTCGATCCTCGGTATCTCGCCGTTCCTCGTCGGAGTGATCCTGAGCGCCAACCGCTTCACCCGCATCGTCGCGAACGCCCCAGCGGGATCGCTCGTCGACCGAGTCGGGACGCGTGGACCGCTGATCGCAGGCCTGTTCGTCGAGGCCGTCGCGACGCTCGGATACGTGGTGGCCATCGGGTCGTCGGCCCCCGAGTCCTGGTTCGTCGCCGCGCGGGTAGTGTGGGGCGTCGGAAGTGCGGTGGTGTTCGCCACCGCCTACACCATCGCCGCCGACGTGAGCGACGGCGACTCGCGGGGGACGAGCATGGGCGTCGTCCGCGGGGGGATCACCCTGGGGTTCCCCGCCGGCCTCGTGCTGGGCGGCGTCGTGAGCGACCTCTACAGCGTCTCGACGGCGTTCGTCGTCGCCGCCGGGTTCGCACTGGTGGCGAGCGCCGTCGCCTACGCGATGGTGCCCGAGACACACGTCTCCGGTCGGCGGACCGCCGTCCGGCCGTGGGAACTCGACACGACGCCGTCGACGCTGGCGGTCGGGCTCGTGAACTTCGGGCTGTTCTTCGCGTATCTCGGCGCGCTGTTCGCGACGCTAGTCCTGTTCGTGGAGGCGAAAGGCATCGGGATCTGGGGGTACGGTCCGCAGGCGATGTCGGGGCTGTTGATGGCGATCACCGTCCTCTCCGCCGCGGGGTTCATGCTCGGCGGCGGAAAACTGAGTGACCTCCACGGGACGCGACTCCCGACCCTCTTCGCCTTTCTCGGGGTCTCGTTCGTCGGCTTTCTCGCACTCGCGTTCGTCGACTCGCTTCTCCCCCTCGTCTTGGCCTGCGTGTGTATCGGAGCCGGACAGGGCGGGTCTAGCGGGCCGCTCATGGCGCTACTCGCCGACCTGACCCCCGACGAACGGATGGGGCGGGCGATGGGGACGAACAACGTCCTCGGCGACTTCGGGGGCGGCCTAGGTCCGGTGGTGACGCTGCCTCTGGTCGAACACGCCGGGTTCGCACCGATCTACGCCGCCTGTGCGGTCGTTCCGCTGGTGGCCGGAGCCGTCCTCCTCGGGAGCCTCTACACCGAGACAGTCGACGGGTGA
- a CDS encoding DMT family transporter, whose protein sequence is MSLGRYRNAGLFVLLGALFGSSFVAIKAGLETLPPVFFAALRFDVAAPLLLLYAAWRHDAWVPRCRADLAGLVVGAVTIVAVNNGLLFLGQRTITPAAASVMYSLNPILSPAAAVVLLGQRLDARGVVGIGLGLVGVVVIVQPSPETLTAGSTLGQLYVLAAAAGIAVGSVLMRRIDATLDSVPLTAWAMALGATLLHAWSYGLGESAAGTPTTWALALSVLVVGVPATAVAYPIYFTLIRRIGPVRTNLVAYVVPLFAALTGWLLLGEPVTLATVVGFCIVVAGVSLLERRVVATELGRVVSLLDRSEPPSDD, encoded by the coding sequence GTGTCCCTCGGCCGATACCGGAACGCAGGGTTGTTCGTCCTCCTCGGGGCGCTGTTCGGCAGTTCGTTCGTCGCGATCAAGGCCGGTCTGGAGACGCTCCCGCCGGTCTTCTTCGCGGCGCTTCGCTTCGACGTGGCCGCTCCGCTCCTCCTGCTGTACGCGGCGTGGCGACACGACGCGTGGGTTCCCCGGTGTCGGGCGGACCTCGCCGGTCTCGTCGTCGGTGCCGTCACCATCGTCGCGGTGAACAACGGCCTCCTCTTTCTCGGACAGCGGACGATCACGCCCGCGGCGGCGTCCGTGATGTACAGCCTCAACCCGATCCTCTCGCCCGCCGCCGCCGTCGTGTTGCTCGGCCAGCGACTCGACGCCCGTGGCGTCGTCGGCATCGGTCTCGGCCTAGTTGGGGTCGTCGTCATCGTCCAGCCGTCACCCGAGACGCTCACGGCCGGGTCGACCCTCGGGCAACTGTACGTCCTCGCCGCCGCGGCGGGTATCGCCGTCGGGAGCGTGCTCATGCGCCGGATCGACGCGACCCTCGACAGTGTCCCCCTGACCGCGTGGGCGATGGCGCTCGGCGCGACCCTCCTCCACGCGTGGAGCTACGGACTCGGCGAGTCCGCCGCCGGAACGCCGACGACGTGGGCGCTCGCCCTCTCAGTCCTCGTGGTTGGTGTCCCCGCGACTGCGGTCGCCTACCCCATCTACTTCACGCTCATCCGGCGGATCGGCCCCGTCCGAACGAACCTGGTCGCCTACGTCGTCCCGCTGTTCGCCGCGCTCACCGGGTGGCTCCTCCTCGGCGAACCCGTTACGCTCGCCACCGTCGTCGGCTTCTGTATCGTCGTCGCCGGCGTCTCGCTCCTCGAACGCCGCGTGGTCGCGACCGAACTCGGTCGTGTCGTGAGCCTGCTCGACCGGAGTGAACCGCCGTCGGACGACTGA